From a single Lolium rigidum isolate FL_2022 chromosome 7, APGP_CSIRO_Lrig_0.1, whole genome shotgun sequence genomic region:
- the LOC124672629 gene encoding GDSL esterase/lipase At4g10955-like has translation MLLLCQGCYVMELAEIADANELEKRLKLCDFMFQISSMACVIFLSLLGSSLQVLPTHDKEAARCMGDGEKLLPRWLRLPSTDLTDRFDESGPTHMMPTGGSSAMKIDWESEEHRRCIAACIVKGTYVLESDRTMCRQGLQAKALAPAWWESFHFRLKDVLTDDSFKHRGDKFIFGAIYEYAAPAGALPRHPSAPQYVVAFRGTMMRHPKAIQDVYLDGKIVLNRLKGSNRSQRAHAELHALLAGIAKRKESCVVWLAGHSLGASLALDVGRTTMEQQGLGLPTFLFNPPHVASTQAINLLQPSEVAKNDLYAASNLLKAGLVVILSPHRKRMEKLFERLSPWAPKLYVHEKDFICQGFIDYFQQRERMEERFRGAAKSAMTLSYRDMFHHLVGHDKERPHLLPSATLWKNSRFDDASWLTKRSNAHGLQQWWKSDAQLTLSPRHYTYPVA, from the exons ATGCTGCTGCTCTGCCAAGGCTGCTATGTTATGGAGCTAGCGGAGATTGCAGATGCAAATGAGCTGGAGAAGAGgcttaagttgtgtgatttcatgtTCCAGATCAGCTCTATGGCTTGCGTAATATTTTTGAGCCTGCTCG GTTCTTCGTTGCAAGTTTTACCAACACATGATAAGGAGGCGGCAAGATGTATGGGCGATGGAGAGAAGCTG TTACCTCGATGGCTTCGACTACCGAGTACCGACCTCACCGACCGCTTCGACGAGTCTGGGCCAACTCATATGATGCCCACCGGTGGTTCTTCTGCGATGAAGATTGACTG GGAGAGCGAAGAGCACCGCCGGTGCATCGCCGCCTGCATCGTCAAAGGCACTTACGTCCTGGAGAGCGACAGAACCATGTGCAGGCAGGGCCTGCAGGCCAAGGCGCTAGCGCCGGCGTGGTGGGAGAGCTTTCACTTCCGCCTCAAGGACGTGCTCACGGACGACTCTTTCAAGCACAGGGGGGACAAGTTCATCTTCGGCGCCATCTACGAGTACGCCGCCCCGGCTGGTGCGCTGCCGCGCCACCCATCTGCTCCGCAGTACGTCGTCGCCTTCCGCGGTACCATGATGCGGCACCCCAAGGCGATACAAGACGTTTACCTTGACGGCAAAATAGTGCTCAACCGCCTAAAGGGAAGCAATCGCTCCCAGCGAGCACACGCCGAGCTCCACGCGCTCCTCGCCGGCATTGCCAAACGGAAAGAGAGCTGCGTCGTCTGGCTCGCCGGCCACTCTCTCGGCGCATCGCTGGCGCTGGACGTGGGGCGGACTACGATGGAGCAACAGGGGCTCGGCCTCCCGACCTTCCTCTTCAACCCCCCGCATGTGGCATCGACACAGGCCATAAACCTGCTTCAACCGTCGGAGGTGGCCAAGAATGACCTGTACGCCGCGAGCAACCTCCTCAAGGCCGGTCTTGTGGTGATCCTCAGTCCCCATCGGAAGCGCATGGAGAAGCTGTTCGAACGGCTGTCGCCATGGGCGCCCAAGCTGTACGTGCACGAGAAGGACTTCATCTGCCAGGGTTTCATCGACTACTTCCAGCAGAGGGAGCGGATGGAGGAACGCTTTCGCGGCGCCGCCAAGTCGGCCATGACGCTGTCGTACCGTGACATGTTCCACCACCTCGTCGGCCATGACAAGGAGCGCCCTCACCTCCTGCCATCAGCAACGCTGTGGAAGAACTCCAGATTTGACGACGCGAGCTGGCTCACCAAGCGGTCCAACGCGCACGGCCTCCAGCAGTGGTGGAAATCGGACGCCCAGCTCACCTTGAGCCCCAGACATTACACATACCCTGTAGCATAG